A window from Fibrobacter sp. UWB11 encodes these proteins:
- a CDS encoding polysaccharide lyase, whose product MRFGFLHILFCASAAFAQAVSDTVSFVNFENHEVGVYGNAEAKEDFKRDTMDKSWWYAMDKNGGQNSKIVYDGEEHGNVLQLKYPKGCVGPNDNDTPACAAQIIQPLERVADTMWSAYDIFFEEGFEFQLGGKLPGLCGGKCYTGNALPETGDGWSARIMWRKGGNAVQLIYFMGQHSEYGDDFKWDLDGTVPQAQFAIGKWHRIVNKVSMNTVSAPGKGDKNGRVQAWLDGELALDVDTLRLRDYDTLHVDKFYLSTFHGGSTADWSPTHDCYIRFDNFTVSTDSIAVTEKAPDESSRVLVIQRIRPEIHSAKPFRVNGSKVGTKKAHYEVDVYK is encoded by the coding sequence ATGCGTTTCGGATTTTTACATATCTTATTTTGCGCTTCTGCCGCTTTTGCTCAAGCCGTGTCTGATACGGTCTCGTTTGTCAACTTCGAAAATCATGAGGTCGGCGTTTATGGCAATGCGGAGGCTAAGGAAGATTTCAAGCGCGACACCATGGATAAAAGCTGGTGGTACGCCATGGATAAGAATGGTGGCCAAAATTCTAAAATCGTCTATGATGGCGAAGAACACGGCAATGTGTTGCAACTCAAGTATCCCAAGGGCTGCGTTGGTCCGAATGATAATGATACGCCCGCTTGTGCCGCTCAAATCATACAGCCTCTCGAACGAGTTGCCGATACGATGTGGAGCGCGTACGATATTTTCTTTGAGGAGGGTTTTGAATTCCAATTGGGCGGAAAACTTCCAGGGCTTTGCGGTGGCAAGTGCTATACGGGAAACGCCTTGCCCGAAACGGGCGACGGCTGGAGTGCCCGTATCATGTGGCGCAAGGGCGGGAACGCTGTCCAGCTGATTTACTTTATGGGGCAACATTCTGAATACGGTGATGATTTCAAGTGGGACTTGGACGGAACGGTTCCTCAGGCGCAATTCGCGATTGGCAAATGGCACCGCATTGTCAATAAAGTCTCGATGAACACTGTGTCGGCTCCCGGAAAAGGTGATAAGAATGGTCGCGTGCAGGCGTGGCTCGATGGCGAACTTGCGCTAGATGTAGATACATTGCGCCTCCGCGACTACGATACGCTGCATGTGGATAAATTTTATCTCTCTACATTCCACGGCGGAAGTACTGCCGATTGGTCGCCAACGCACGACTGCTATATCCGTTTCGACAACTTCACTGTTTCTACAGATTCCATTGCTGTAACGGAAAAAGCCCCCGATGAATCATCTAGAGTTCTAGTGATACAGCGAATTCGCCCCGAAATTCACTCTGCTAAGCCATTCCGAGTCAATGGCTCCAAAGTTGGAACTAAAAAAGCACACTACGAAGTTGATGTGTATAAATGA